A stretch of the Desulforamulus ferrireducens genome encodes the following:
- the hisB gene encoding imidazoleglycerol-phosphate dehydratase HisB, protein MSQERRAEVERVTSETQIKLSLALDGTGENQITTGVGFLDHMLTLFSKHGALDLRLTASGDTHIDDHHTVEDVGIALGQALKSALGNKAGINRYGHALVPMDEALILAAVDISGRGFLELDLPLPTAKVGTFDTELVEEFFRALAHNAGITLHLRMLSGRNTHHIIEGAFKAVGRALRQAVAMDDRLTGIPSTKGVL, encoded by the coding sequence ATGTCCCAGGAGCGTAGAGCAGAGGTGGAACGAGTTACCAGTGAAACGCAAATTAAGTTAAGTCTTGCTCTGGATGGTACCGGTGAAAATCAGATTACCACCGGGGTTGGCTTTTTAGACCATATGCTAACATTGTTCAGTAAACACGGGGCCCTTGATTTGCGCCTTACCGCCAGTGGTGATACCCATATCGATGATCATCACACTGTGGAGGATGTGGGCATTGCCCTGGGGCAAGCTCTAAAGAGTGCCCTGGGTAACAAAGCGGGAATTAATCGCTATGGTCACGCCCTGGTGCCCATGGATGAAGCCTTAATTTTGGCGGCTGTGGATATCAGCGGACGGGGCTTTTTAGAGCTGGATTTACCCTTACCAACGGCCAAGGTGGGAACCTTTGATACAGAACTGGTGGAGGAGTTTTTCCGGGCGCTGGCCCATAATGCCGGCATCACCTTGCACCTGCGTATGCTCAGTGGTCGCAATACGCACCATATAATCGAAGGGGCCTTTAAAGCAGTGGGCCGTGCCCTCAGACAAGCCGTGGCTATGGATGATCGCCTAACAGGTATTCCTTCCACCAAGGGGGTTCTCTAA
- the hisC gene encoding histidinol-phosphate transaminase, protein MFPFALNDIVREGLDKLVPYDAHHYPGVVKLDANENPYPFPAELAQRLGELIGGEMLSRYPDGDATALRQDIAAYLGVKPEQIMVGNGSDELILNILLTFGTGGRVFITNPTFSMYRIHSLVAGAKPIPVPRREDFSLDIPALLCYARKPDARVVFICSPNNPTGNASTLEEIEAILQAVNCLVVVDQAYLEFGGQDCLPLLQRYPHLVILRTFSKAFALAGLRVGYMIGNADVLRQIKKVKQPYNLNAFSQAAARLVLANREVFNQQIQEIINNREQLWQELQGLAGVTPYPSVTNYILFRTNYESKAVYQGLLQKGVLIRRLGGPELPGFLRVSVGTPADNRLFIQALTEVLAELGGKQDVPGA, encoded by the coding sequence ATGTTTCCCTTTGCCTTAAATGACATCGTCCGCGAAGGGTTGGATAAACTGGTGCCCTATGACGCTCACCACTATCCCGGGGTGGTAAAGCTGGATGCCAATGAAAACCCCTATCCCTTCCCGGCAGAATTAGCCCAGCGGTTGGGAGAACTAATTGGCGGCGAAATGCTAAGCCGCTACCCTGACGGAGATGCCACAGCATTGCGCCAGGATATTGCAGCCTACCTGGGGGTAAAGCCGGAACAGATTATGGTGGGCAATGGTTCCGATGAGCTGATTTTAAATATTTTGCTCACCTTTGGTACCGGTGGTCGGGTGTTTATAACCAATCCTACCTTTTCCATGTATCGCATTCATAGTCTGGTGGCCGGAGCAAAGCCCATTCCGGTGCCTCGCCGGGAGGACTTTTCCCTGGATATACCGGCCTTGCTGTGTTATGCCAGGAAACCGGATGCCCGGGTGGTGTTCATTTGCTCACCCAATAATCCCACCGGTAACGCCTCTACCTTGGAGGAAATTGAAGCTATCCTGCAAGCAGTAAACTGCCTGGTGGTGGTTGACCAGGCCTACCTTGAATTTGGTGGGCAGGATTGCTTACCGCTGCTGCAGCGTTACCCTCACTTAGTAATCCTACGTACCTTCTCCAAGGCCTTTGCCTTGGCCGGATTGCGGGTGGGTTACATGATAGGCAATGCCGATGTGCTGCGCCAAATTAAAAAGGTAAAACAACCTTATAATTTAAACGCCTTTTCCCAAGCTGCTGCCAGATTGGTGCTGGCCAACCGGGAGGTCTTTAACCAACAAATCCAAGAAATTATAAATAATCGCGAACAACTGTGGCAAGAACTGCAAGGTTTAGCTGGGGTAACACCCTACCCCTCGGTGACCAACTATATTCTTTTCCGCACCAATTACGAAAGTAAGGCAGTATATCAAGGGTTGCTACAGAAGGGTGTTCTAATTCGCCGCCTAGGTGGCCCGGAACTGCCTGGCTTTCTTAGGGTTTCTGTGGGCACTCCGGCAGACAATCGCTTATTCATCCAAGCGCTTACTGAGGTGCTGGCGGAATTAGGGGGGAAGCAAGATGTCCCAGGAGCGTAG